Below is a window of Ruegeria sp. THAF33 DNA.
GGCATCCCCCGCACATTGTCCAAATTGGGTGTGACCGAAGCTTCTATCCCAGAGCTTGTCGAAGGGGCGATCATCGATCCGTCATGCGGCGGCAACCCGATTGAGTTGACGAAAGACAACCTGACGCAGCTGTTCAAAGCAGCGCTGTAAGAAACCAAAGGGCCCGGCGAAACTTGCCGGGCCCTTCGCGTTCAGATCGCCAAGGTCAGATCAATGCCCGGTCAAAACCAGAGTGTTCACCGGCATCAGGATCAAACGCAGGCGCAGGCCCGCTGCATGCACCACGCCGATCGTGTCGACCACGTGCAGGAAGGCCGCCTCCCAAAAGCCCAGATCCTCGTGCTCCAACCGCTCGTGGTTGTCTGTGTAGACATTGGCCAGACAATTGCTGCCCGGCGGAATGTCATCGGCCATACCTTTGTACAGCGGCTCCATATAGACCAGAATCGAGCCCGGATTGTTGTTGGCCTGCACGTCCCGCAATTCGTCCGATGGGCGGATCTGGCCCGACGGGATGACATCCTGCACCTCGACCACCACGGTGGGGATCACGGTGAATGGCTTTGTCATGCAGCCCAATTCACCAATCATGCCCGGCTTGATCACCTGGGCAGAAAGCTGGCTGAAAGCAGCCTGAAAACGATCATGCCCTGTGTGCGATGGCACAAGAATGCCCGCGGGGCGCAACAACGGGCTTACGTAGTCACCGACCTGAAGACCGAACTGTTCGACCCGCCCTGTGACGCCTGCGGTGATCACCGTCTTGTCCAACTCGGTCTGCGCAGCATCCAGTTGCGCAATGGCACTGGCTAGCTGCGCGGGGATCAGTTCTTCGATCTGCTGCTCAACCGCGGCACGTTTGGATTCCGCTGCAAGAACCTGGGCCTCTCTCTCGGCGACAAGGTTTTCCAGCCTCTCAATCTCGGCAAGCCTTACGGCGCTTGAACCTTCGTCGCGCAAGGTCGTGTTGCGCTCAAGATCCTCCAGAGACTGCGCAAGGGCTGCATTGGCACCTGCAATTCCAGCTTCCGCCTCGGCCAAATCGGTTTCCGCAACCTTAAGCGAGGCCTGTACCTGTGCAATCTGCGCATTTGCCGCCTGAACTTGGGCAGTCTGGCTGAAATCCTCGATCCGGAAAATCGGTTGACCCGCAGTTACCAGTTCGTTGTTCTTGACGAAAACCTCGGAAACACGGCCGCCCAATTGCGGCAGAATGGTCACCGTCCGAAAATAGGATGCCGCAGTTTTGCTGGCCGGATGAAAGTAAAACAGCGTGGTGATCACGGTCAGCGCCAGAATGGCACAGGTGGTCAAACCCCAGCGCAGTTCGTACCACATGGTGAACAAGGTAATCTCGTGACCGATCCGCTTGCCCTGTACAAAACGGCGGAACAGATAGTCGGGCAGCACCGTTATCAGGGCGCAGAGCATGGTCTCGATCATTTGGATTGCTCCTGCGTATCGCTGTGTCCAGGATCTGGCGCAGCCGGCACCGTTGTTTCAGGCACTGGTTCCGGAACAGGTGACCGACCCAGAGAACGAATGGCATCGGCAATGTTTCGAAGCGGGGTGGCAAAATCCGGGAACTGGAACCCTGCGACCAATATAGCAGCAACCCAGAAAAGCCCATTATGTGTAAACAGCGCCAGCAGCGCCAGAATGCCCACCAACTGAAATTGCGGGTGATTGTTTTCGTGGGCCATTTTTTCGGGAACCGAATGCAGCGTCAGGTATCCGACACCGATCAGCACCACCAGAACGACGAAAAAAACGACCATGGCGGAGAAAAGGTAATCGCTTCCGTCAGCTGCGACAACATATCCTGGAATATGCCCTGTGGCCATTGGATGAAGGTCTGCTGCGGTCACCTTACCCTCCTGTATAATTTGATACTTCTTTGACGGGGTTGAAGCACAATTTCAAGGCTGCTTATAGTCCGGAAACCCAAACGCGTGGCGAACGAGGAGCTTTGGCGCCAGCATGAAACTCAAGGAACCTGTAGCGTCTCTGCTCAGGATGGATCGCAAGTCATGATTGATTTCCTGATAATCGGAGGCGGCATCGCCGGGCTGAGCGCCGGTGCGCGCCTGTCGCAGCACGGAACCGTGATGGTTCTGGAAGCGGAAGACGCCCTGGGCTATCACGCGTCGGGTCGGTCAGCGGCCTTGTTCGAAGAAAGCTATGGACCGCCTTCGGTCGTCGCACTGAACAAAGCGGGGGCTGCCTTTCTTCATACGCAGAATGGCGGTTACCTGACCCCGCGCGGATTGATGCTGGTCGGAGCAATTGACCAGCCCGACATGTTCGAAGCTGATTGCGCCGATCTGAACATGGTGAAAATACCGATGGATCAGGCGATATCGCGCGTTCCGATCCTGAATCCGGACAAGGTCGGGTTTGCAGCCACCAGCGAAGCGGCCTTTGACATCGATACGGATCGCCTGTTGCAGGATTTCGCCCGGACCATCCGGCAAAACGGGGGAACGGTTTCGACGAAAAGCAAAGTCACCGCCATTCGAAAAGAAAAACACTGGGCGGTTGAGGCCGGTGAGATCTTTGAAGCCCGCACTCTGATTAACGCAGCCGGGGCCTGGGTGGATGAGGTTGCACAGCTTGCAGGGCTGCCCGGTATCGGTATCACACCTCGCCGTCGGTCAATGGCGCGTCTTCCCGCCCCCGGAGGGCATGACGTTTCTGTCTGGCCGATGATGCTGGGCGCCGGCGAAACATGGTACACCAAACCGGATGCGGGCAAGCTGCTGGTCTCACCATCCGAAGCCGATCCGGTTCCGCCACAGGATGCTTATGCCGATGATATGGTGCTGGCAGAGGGTCTGGCACGGTATGAGGAGTTGATGACCGAACCTGTCACAAGGGTTGAAACAAATTGGGCGGGCTTGCGCAGTTTTGCCCCGGACGGGACCTTGGTGCTTGGGCGCGACCCACTGGACCCGTCGTTTGTCTGGTGTGGCGGTCAGGGCGGGTATGGATTTCAAACCTCACCGGCGGCCTCGCAACTGCTGTGCGATCTTGTTGTCGGAAACACACCCGAACTGGAACCTGACATCGTAGGCATGTTGACCCCTGACAGGCTGGAACGATGATCAAACGCAGCCTCCCCTCTTCTGCAAGCGTCGCCAATGCGTCTGAAGATGGCAAGCTGGTGGCCCCGGCAGCATCCCGGAACACCGACGCCCTGATTGCAGTGTTGCAAGAATGGGGCCCGTCCCAGGGCCAGGCATTGGAAATCGCAAGCGGGACTGGTCAGCATGTCAGGGTCTTTGCCGAAGTGCTTCCCGGGCTGACCTGGCAGCCTTCGGAAGTTGACCCTGAGCGGCGCGTGAGTATCGATGCCTATACCCGCAACCTACCAAATGTCGCGCCGGTCGCAGAACTGGATGCAGCGACATCAGGCTGGCACAGGCGGTTTTACGGCCATGATCTGATCGTTCTGATAAACTTGATTCACTTGATCAGTTGGCAGGAAACCAGAACCATCGTTTCAGAAGTCGCCCAATCCCTGTCACCAAAAGGGCGGTTCATCTTGTACGGTCCGTTCAAACGCTCGGGCCAACTCACCAGTGACGGGGATGCCCGCTTTCATAAGGCTTTGATCCAGCAAGACCCCGAAATCGGCTACAAAAACGACGCGGACATTCTGAACCTGTTCAAAAATGTCGGCCTGCTCGCGTTGGCACCGGTCGAAATGCCTGCCAACAATCTTGCGTTCATTGCCGAACGCCCTGAAGTCTGATCGAGATCAAAGTCAAACAGCCGCAACCCATTTCATATTCCAGTTGCTAGATATGAAGAAGGGTACTCAGCAATGGCATGGCAAGAAAAACTCTCGGCAACACGAAAGAGTTTGCGAAACCTGAACGGATCCATTCCCGATACGACACGCGCATTCGGAGCGCTTGGCAAAGCCGTCAAAGAGGGCGGGACGCTCGACTACAAGACCAAGGAATTCATTGCGTTGGGCATGTCAGTCACCCTGCGATGCGAACCCTGCATCACCCTGCACACCGAAGCTTTGATCAAGGCCGGTGCGACACGGGAAGAAGTGTCCGACGTGTTGGCCATGGCGATCCAGATGGGCGGCGGCCCAGCCATGATGTACGCGGCCAAGGCGCTGGAATGCTTCGACGAACTGTCTGGATGACAAAAAAGAAAAGACCCCGAAGGTTTTCGGGGCCTTTCTTCGATCAACCGTCCTTGCGGATGGTTTCGTTTTTCGGGTCGTAGGGGCTGTCGCAGGTCACGACCGCATCCCATAGCTTGTCCTGCATCTTGACCTTCAGCTTTGTGCCTTCGACTGCCAGCTCGGGTTTCACATAGCCCATGCCGATGGATTTCTCGAACACCACGGAATACCCGCCCGAGGTCAATCGACCCACGCGTTCACCTTCCGGTGTGTACAGTGCCTCGCGGCCCCATGGGTCGGCATCCTCCGGTCCGTCGATCAGCAGGGTACAGCATTTCACGCGCACGCCGGTCTCTTCCAGCTTGGCCTTGCCGTAAAAGTCTTTCGACAAATCGACAAAGCGCGGCAGGTCGGCCTCCAGCGGGGTCGCGTCGCGGCCCAGTTCGGTGCCAAAGGCGCGATAGGATTTCTCCTGACGCAGCCAGTTCTGGGCGCGGGCACCGACCAGCTTCATGCCGTGTTTCTCGCCAGCCTTTTCCAACAGGTCGAACAGGTAGTTCTGCATCTCGATCGGATGGTGCAGTTCCCAGCCCAGCTCGCCGGTATAGGCTACGCGGATCGCGTTGACCGGGCACATGCCAAGTTCGATCTGACGGGCCGACAGCCATGGGAAGCGCTTGTTGGACAGGGCGGTATCCGGATCGGCGTCTTTGATGACCTCTTTCAGAACGTCACGCGACTTGGGTCCGGCGATGGCAAACACGCCCCACTGGGTGGTCACGTCCTGGATCTCGATGTAACCGAACTCCTCCATCTTGTCCTCGGCCGCCTTGCGCAGATAGTCGGCGTCGTACTCGGTCCAGGCTCCGGCAGAGACGAGGTAATAGTTGTTCTCGCCATTGCGGACGATGGTGTATTCGGTGCGGGTGGTGCCGTGCGAGGTCAGCGCATAGGTCAGGTTGATACGACCGACCTTGGGCAGCTTGTTGCAGGTGAACCAATCCAGGAACTGGGTGGCACCGGGGCCTTTGACGACGTGCTTGGTGAAGGCAGACGCGTCGATCAGGCCAACGCCTTCGCGGATCGCCTTGGCTTCTTCGACAGCATATTGCCACCAGCCGCCACGACGGAACGAGCGGCTTTCCTTGTCGAAGTTCTCGGGCGCATCGACAGGGCCGAAATAGTTCGGACGTTCCCAGCCGTTGACCCAGCCGAACTGGGCACCGCGTGCTTTCTGGCGATCATAGGCCGGAACGGTCCGCAGCGGGCGGCAGGCTTCACGCTCTTCGTCCGGGTGGTGCAGGATGTAGACGTGCTCATAACACTCTTCGTTCTTGCGGGCCGCGAACTCGGTGGTCATCCAGTTGCTGGAATAGCGTTTGGGGTCCAGCGAGGCCATATCGATCTCGGCTTCGCCATCGACCATCATCTGCGCCAGATAGTAGCCCGTGCCGCCTGCCGCGGTGATGCCAAAGCTGAAACCTTCGGCCAGCCACATGTTGCGCAGGCCCGGCGCAGGGCCGACCAGCGGATTGCCGTCAGGCGTATAACAGATCGGGCCGTTGAAGTCGTCTTTCAGACCGGATTCAGCACAGGACGGCACGCGCTCGGCCATGGCCATGTACTGATCCGCGATCCGATCCAGATCCAGCGGGAACAGATCCGCGCGGAAGCTGTCCGGCACACCGTGTTCAAACCGCGCGGGGGCGCCATGTTCATAGATACCCAGGATCCAGCCGCCGCGTTCTTCACGGGCATAGGATTCGTTGTCGGCGTCGCGCACGACGGGGTGTTCCGGGTTACCTGCTTCGCGCCATTTGACCAGTTCAGGGTCCTTGTCCATGACGATAAACGTGTGTTCGACCGGGATCGCAGGCATCTTGATGCCCAGCATCTTGGCGGTGCGCTGTGCGTGGTTGCCCGATGCAGTGACAACATGTTCGGCAGTGATCACAACCTTTTCGTCGCTTTCGACAAGGTTGCCGCCTTTTTCCACCATCTTGGTGCAAGTGACTTCCCAATGGGTGCCGTTCCAGTGGAAGGCATCCGCCTGCATCTTGCGCACGATCTCGACGCCACGCTGACGGGCCCCCTTGGCCATCGCCTGCGTCACGTCCGCAGGGTTAATATACCCGTCTTCGGTATGGTAGATCGCGCCCTTCAGATCCGATGTCTCGATCAGCGGCCAGCGTTCCTTGATCTGCTCGGGGGTCAGCCACTCATAGGCAACATCGCAGGTTTCGGCGGTAGAGGCGTAGAGCATGTACTCGTCCATGCGCTCCTGCGTCTGTGCCATGCGCAGGTTGCCGACGACGGCAAAGCCCGCGTTCAGCCCGGTTTCTTCTTCCAGCGTCTTGTAGAAGTCGACCGAGTATTTGTGGATGTGCGTTGTCGCATAGGACATGTTGAACAATGGCAGCAGACCAGCCGCGTGCCAGGTGGACCCGGACGTCAGCTCGTCCCGTTCGATCAACATCACATCATTCCAGCCCGCTTTGGCCAGATGATAGGCAATCGAGGTCCCAACGGCGCCGCCGCCAACGACCAGTGCTTTGACTTGGGTTTTCATAACCGGGCGTCTCCCCTTGAAATCAGTTGACACCATATGGCGCACTTGAGAGGGATCGCGCGACATTCATCCGACCAGTGATATGAAAAAAACGACCCGATCATCGAATGCGGGTCGCAGATCGGACATGAAACCCGTGATCTCAACCGCTGGAGCGACAGCGCTTGCTTGTCCCGATCGTGGTGCAGACAAGTTTCCGAACTTCCTCTGACGGTGTCTTGGCCGCGGGTTCCTCGGGCTGTGAAGGTTGGGCATCAGCTTCAAGCCGACTTTCCGAAATCCCGACACGCGCGGATACCGAGGCAACATAAGCTTTGAAGCCCAGCCCGTTTTCGGATGCCTTGGCCTGCTGATAATAGTCCAGCCCAACAATGGCGACCCCGCAGATCGCTGCAAACCCTGCCAGATATTTTGCGCTCATCTCGACCACCTGTTCCTAACCGAGTCGGTGAGACCAGAACATGTGGACGATTTGAAGGCGCAATGCGGGCCAGAACGCGAAAACCGCTAGGATTGGCCCGCCAAAACCTTGCCGGGATTCATGATGTTCTCGGGGTCCAAAGCAGCCTTGATTGCGGCCATATACTGCGTGGCGGCGCCCAGTTCCTTGATAAGGTATGGCCGTTTGCCCTGACCGATTCCGTGTTCACCTGTACAGGTGCCTTCCATTGAAATTGCCAAGTCGTTCAACCATCCGACAAACTCTTCGGCTTTGGCAACTTCTTCGGTGTTCTGCATGTCGATCAAAATAAGCGTGTGAAAGTTCCCATCCCCCACATGCCCCACAATTGGCGCGAGCAAGCCAAGATCAGCTGCCTTCTGCTGAGTGCCGGTCACACATTCCGCCAGGCGCGAGATCGGCACGCAGACATCCGTTGAAATACCACGCGCGCCGGGGCGCAGTTGCAGACATGCCCAATACATATCATGGCGCGCCTGCCAAAGCTTGTTCCGTTCCTCGGTGGTCGAGGTCGCAGCAAAATCCGTACCGCCGAACTCCTCGGCGATCTGACCAAAGGTTTCAGCCTGTTCCGCCGCACCGCTTTCAGAGCCATGGAATTCAAGCAGCAGCAACGGCGTTTCCGGAAGACTCAGCCCGGAATAGGCGTTTGCCGCCTGAACCGACATTTCATCCAGCAACTCTATTCGGGCGACCGGAATGCCATACTGAATGGTCATCATCACCGCGCGGCAGGCGGCATCGACCGAAGGAAAGGAACACCTGGCCGAGCTGATCGCTTCGGGGATGCCCTGCAAGCGCAGAGTCAGCTCGGTGATGATACCCAACGTGCCTTCCGCCCCAATCAGAAGGCGTGCCAGATCATACCCGGCCGATGACTTCTTGGCCCGGTGACCGGTACGGATGATCTGGCCGTCCGGCATGACCGCCTCGAGGCTGAGAACGTTGTCCCGCATCGTTCCGTATCGCACCGCATTGGTGCCCGACGCGCGGGTCGCGGCCATGCCGCCCAGCGACGCATTCGCCCCCGGGTCAATCGGAAAGAACAAACCCTGATCCCGCAAATGAGTGTTCAGCGCCTCGCGCGTGACGCCGGGCTGCACGACACAATCCAGATCTTCGGCGTGGACAGCCAGCACCTTGTCCATCTGCATCAGATCGACCGAGATCCCCCCTGCTGGCGCATTCACATGCCCTTCCAGCGACGTTCCCGTGCCAAAGGGAATCACCGGCACCCGGTGCGCGGCACAGGTTTTGACGATTTCCGACACGTCCTGCGTAGTATGCGGGAAAACCACAGCATCCGGGCTCTGGTTTTCGATCCAGGTGGTGGTGTGCCCGTGCTGTTCACGAATCGCGGCACCCGTTTGCAACCTGTCGCCAAAACGTTGTTTCAGAACGCCTATGACGGTTTCGATACCTGTTTCATTCCGAGGCAAAGCGGTCGCTTGCACCATCGTCATCCTCCCCTGTCCCGGCACGTTGCGGGCCGTTCAGTCCATGACTAAAGGGCTCGTCAAGTGCGGGCAATCCCCACAAATACCAAGGCCCTATTCGCCCAGCGCAATACCTTCGCGACGGGGGTCGGCACCACCGCTCAGCCCGTCGCCGATTTCGATGGCGTGAAGGCCAGATGTCAGGTCACGCGGGTTTACTTCGAACCCAAACTGGGTCAGCCCGTCGGAAAAGCCTTCGGCAGATGTGCCGGCCTCGACATCATATGTTCCGAAACGATTGACAAGATGCGGCAGCGACACAGCTTGCTGCACATCCATACCCCAGTCGGCCCATGCGATAATCGATTTGGCCACATAGCCGATGATCCGACTGCCACCCGGCGAGCCAATCGCCAGAACCGGCGCGTCATCCTGCATCACGATGGTCGGGCTCATGGACGAACGCGGGCGTTTTCCGGGCTCCAGCCGGTTGGCGATCGGCACACCATCGCTGTGGGTCTTGAACGAAAAATCCGTCAGTTCGTTGTTCAGAAGGAACCCGTTCGTCATCAGGCGTGAGCCAAAGCCGTTTTCGATGGTCGTGGTCATCGACAGCACGTTGCCATAGCTGTCTACAATCGAGATATGCGAGGTCGAAGGCAGCTCAAGCGACACATCATCCGCCCAGTTCAGCGCGTGGTCGAATTCCGGCTGACCGGGCCCGACATCTGCCAACGCGCCTTCGTTGTTCAGCAATTCCGCTCGTTGCGACAGGTAGGCCGGATCAACCAGCCCTTTGGTCGGCATGGGCACGAAATCGTTGTCAGCCATGTACCGGCCGCGGTCCGCAAAGGCGAGGCGCGAAGCGTCTCCGATCAACCGCCAGGCCTCGGCGCTTTCCGGCCCCATGGCCGCCAGATCATAGCCGTTCAGCATCCCCAGAATTTGCCCCACGGTCAGCGCACCCGACGACGGCGGGCCCATGCCGCAGACTTCATAGGCGCGGTATTCCGCGCAAACCGGTTCGCGCTCGATCACCTGATACAGCGCAAGATCCGCACCGGACAGAACACCGGGATTGCCCGGAGCATTGCGAACCGTGCGCACGATGTCTGCCGCAATCTCACCGCCGTAGAATCCAGCCGCCCCGTCACTGGCCAGCACACGCAGAGTTTCGGCATAAGCTGGGTTCATCAGGCGCTGCCCCTGTTGCAGCGGCGCGCCCCCCGGCAGGAAATATTCAGCGGTTTCCGGGAAGCGCGACAGGCGCGCGGCATCGTTTTCAACAAGGCTGGCCAGACGCGGGGACACCAGGAACCCTTCATCCGCTAACCGGATTCCATCGGCAAACAATCCGGGCCACGAGGAACGCCCCCAGCGGCGATGCGCCTCTTCCAGCAAGGCAGGTGTGCCCGGCGTCCCCACGGACAGCCCACCGACAACCGCATCGAAGAATTTCAGCGGCTCACCGTTTTCGTCCTGAAACAGGGTCGGCGTGGCCGCCAGCGGCGCCGTTTCTCGCCCGTCCAGAGTTGTCATCTGACCGGTCGCAGCATCGTACCAGACCAGAAACGCACCGCCGCCCAAGCCCGAGGATTGCGGTTCGACCAGGCCCAGCACGACCTGCACCGCAACCATGGCGTCTGCGGCAGACCCACCTGCGCGCAATACTCTGGCGCCGGCTTCCACCGCCAGCGGGTTGGCCGCGGCGACCATCCAGTTCTGGGACGTGACCGGAACGCCATCCAGTTTGGCCTCAAGCGCCGCGATGACCTCGTCGGTCATGGCCTGTACCTGCCCTTCCGTGGCCGTTTCGGGGGCAACGGCATCGGCCGCTTCCTGAGCGACCCCCGGAGCAGCAAAACAAAATGCAGAAAACAGTAGAACTGAAACACGTCTCATTTGATCAAAGCCTCCAATACATCCCTGACTATCAAAATTGCGCGCCGAACACGCTCTGAACAAGTCCAAGCTGCACGCCATCAACACATGGCCGACGTCCGCAGCACGCGTTAAGGCTTTGCGTCGCCTACCAATCGATCCTGATCATAGTGGGTCATACCGCGGAACTCGGGCAACCACGCTTCACGCCGGGAGACCCAGCTTTCATATGTTGGCGTCAACTGATCTGGCGCATCAAGGCATCCCAGATGCACCTCCACTTCGGTTCCGCTGCGCGCAAAGACTGGAGAGCCGCAGCCGGGGCAAAAATACCTGTCAGCATAACCACGCGCTTCGCCGGAAACCTCTATTCTGTCGTCCGGGAAAACGGCCGCCGCATAGAACACCGCGCCATGATGCTTGCGGCAGTCCAGACAGTGACAGATTCCGACCCGCAATGGACGACCCGAAGCCCTGATGCGCAGATTTCCACAACGGCACCCTCCTTCATAGACGTCCATTCCTGCTCCTTTCCAGAGCGCTAGAGCATTGCCGGCACAACCTGATCCGGCGGGCGGTGGCCGTCTTCGAAGGTCTTGATGTTGATGATGACCTTCTCGCCCATCTCCACCCGGCCCTCGAGCGTGGCTGATCCCATATGAGGCAACAGAACCACATTGGGCAGCTGCCGCAGGCGCGGGTTCACGTCAGTGCCCTGTTCGTAGACATCCAGCCCCGCCCCAGCAATTTCACCTGCGCGGATCATCCGGGTCAGTGCGTTTTCGTCCACGACTTCACCACGTGACGTGTTGACGATCACCGCCGAGGGTTTCATCAGTTTCAGACGACGTGCGTTCATCAGATGGAAGGTCGACGGCGTTGAGGGGCAATTGACCGAGATCACATCCATCCGCGCGACCATCTGATCCAGGCTTTCCCAATAGGTTGCCTCCAGCTCCTGCTCGGTCTCGGGGCGCAGCCTTCGGCGGTTGTGATAATGAACCTGCATTCCAAACGCTTTCGCACGCCGCGCCACCGCCTGCCCGATCCGGCCCATGCCCAGAATGCCCAGACGACGACCACCGATACGACCTCCCAGAAAGGCGGTGGGCGCCCAGCCGGACCAATCTCCCTGCTGCATCACGCTCAGACCTTCGGGAATGCGTCTGGTGACGGCCAGAATCAGGGCCATGGTCATGTCGGCGGTGTCATCGGTCAGAACCCCCGGCGTGTTCGACACCAGAATTCCACGCTGGCGCGCGGTGGACACGTCAATATTGTCGACACCGGCACCATAATTGGCGATGAGCTTCAGCCTTTCGCCCGCCTGACCCAGCAGACCGCCATCAATCGCATCGGTTACCGTAGGCACCAGGACATCAGCGTCCTGCACTGCGGCCACCAGTTCCTCGCGCGTCATCGGAGTGTCATCGTCGCGCAAGCGCACATCAAACAACTCGCTCAAACGTGTTTCGACCGCTTCGGGCAACCGTCGCGTAACGACAACACTCAAACGTTCTCTTGGCACCTCGGCCCTCCCACTGCTTTGCAAACGGACGCGCGCCATGGCATCGTGGCGCAGGATAAGGCGGGGCACAAGAACCCCTTTGGCATTGAGTCGACCTTTTTTCGGAACCGGATCAACAGGCATAAGAGCAGGCAGTCAGTGAGTGGTATTCGACCGGTAAATCGCCGCTTTCTGGCGGCACTATCCGTATTTCTGATCATGTTAGGTGCATGGGCTGCTCATGCCGACGTGAAACGAGGATCCGTCACCAACCTCCCCCTGCCCCGTTATGTCTCGATGAAAGCAGCAGAAGGCAACGTGCGACGCGGACCTTCTTTGACACATCGAATCGACTGGGTGTTCAAACGGCGCGGAATGCCGCTTCAAGTCACTGCCGAATACGGCAACTGGCGACGGGTTCAGGACCGCGACGGCGCTGGAGGCTGGGTTCACTACGCCCTGTTGTCGGGTGTTCGGACAGTACTGATTGAATCCGAAATGCTGCCTGTCTATGCCCGACCCGATCCGACCTCCCCCGTGAATGCGCATTTCGAATCCGGGGTTGTGGCCCGACTGGGAACCTGTTCGTTGGACTGGTG
It encodes the following:
- a CDS encoding GFA family protein — its product is MDVYEGGCRCGNLRIRASGRPLRVGICHCLDCRKHHGAVFYAAAVFPDDRIEVSGEARGYADRYFCPGCGSPVFARSGTEVEVHLGCLDAPDQLTPTYESWVSRREAWLPEFRGMTHYDQDRLVGDAKP
- a CDS encoding D-glycerate dehydrogenase; amino-acid sequence: MPRERLSVVVTRRLPEAVETRLSELFDVRLRDDDTPMTREELVAAVQDADVLVPTVTDAIDGGLLGQAGERLKLIANYGAGVDNIDVSTARQRGILVSNTPGVLTDDTADMTMALILAVTRRIPEGLSVMQQGDWSGWAPTAFLGGRIGGRRLGILGMGRIGQAVARRAKAFGMQVHYHNRRRLRPETEQELEATYWESLDQMVARMDVISVNCPSTPSTFHLMNARRLKLMKPSAVIVNTSRGEVVDENALTRMIRAGEIAGAGLDVYEQGTDVNPRLRQLPNVVLLPHMGSATLEGRVEMGEKVIINIKTFEDGHRPPDQVVPAML
- a CDS encoding SH3 domain-containing protein; translation: MLGAWAAHADVKRGSVTNLPLPRYVSMKAAEGNVRRGPSLTHRIDWVFKRRGMPLQVTAEYGNWRRVQDRDGAGGWVHYALLSGVRTVLIESEMLPVYARPDPTSPVNAHFESGVVARLGTCSLDWCRITAGGYRGWTLKSNLWGVDPSEIRE